A single genomic interval of Antechinus flavipes isolate AdamAnt ecotype Samford, QLD, Australia chromosome 1, AdamAnt_v2, whole genome shotgun sequence harbors:
- the TPRA1 gene encoding transmembrane protein adipocyte-associated 1 isoform X4: protein MGPQLSKQGKKVFVVALVGIARAVVSMTVSTSDAATVADKILWEITRFFLLAIELSVIILGLAFGHLESKSSIKRVLAITTVLSLAYSVTQGTLEILYPDSHLSADDFNIYGHGGRHFWLASSCFFFLVYSLVVILPKTPLKDRISLPSRRSFYIYAGILALLNLVQGLGSALLCVDIIEGLCCVDVTTFLYFSFFAPLIYVAFLKGFFGAEPKILFSYKCQVDEAEEPDVHLPHPYAVARREGLDVPVGSYSNTQIDTAAYLDDVASMPCHVGSINSTDSERWKAINA, encoded by the exons GTGTTTGTGGTGGCCCTGGTGGGCATCGCCCGGGCCGTGGTCTCTATGACAGTCAGTACTTCAGATGCAGCAACAGTGGCCGATAAG attttatGGGAAATCACTCGCTTCTTCCTTCTGGCCATTGAACTGAGCGTGATCATTCTGGGCCTCGCCTTTG GTCACCTGGAGAGTAAATCCAGCATCAAACGCGTCTTGGCCATCACCACGGTTCTGTCCTTGGCCTACTCCGTCACTCAG GGGACCCTGGAGATCCTGTACCCGGATTCCCACCTCTCCGCCGATGACTTCAATATCTATGGGCACGGTGGCCGCCACTTCTGGCTGGCCAGCTCCTGCTTCTTCTTCCTG GTTTACTCTCTGGTGGTCATTCTCCCCAAGACGCCCCTGAAAGATCGGATCTCGCTGCCAT CCCGGAGGAGCTTCTATATATATGCTGGGATCTTGGCCCTGCTGAACCTGGTCCAAGGCCTGGGCAGTGCCCTGCTCTGCGTGGACATCATCGAGGGCCTCTG CTGTGTGGACGTGACCACCTTCCTCTACTTCAGCTTCTTTGCCCCCCTCATCTATGTGGCCTTCCTCAAGGGCTTCTTTGG GGCCGAGCCCAAGATCCTGTTCTCGTACAAATGCCAAGTGGACGAGGCAGAGGAGCCCGACGTGCACCTGCCCCACCCGTACGCCGTGGCCCGCCGGGAGGGCCTGGATGTGCCCGTGGGCTCCTACTCCAACACGCAGATCGACACGGCCGCCTACCTGGACGACGTGGCCTCCATGCCCTGCCACGTGGGCAGCATCAACAGCACCGACAGCGAGCGCTGGAAGGCCATCAACGCCTGA